CCTCGCGGCCGTCTCCCCACACGCGCAGCGGCGTCTCGCCCTCCACCGCCCGTCTGATGAGACCCGCCATGACGTGTGACGTGGCCGCATCGAAGCTGTCGTGGCGCCCGTACACGGCTGGCGGACGGCACACGGCCACGCGGGTGGTCGAGCGGCGATCGACGAGCTCGCCGAGCCGTTCGAGGTAGCGGCGCATCCAGCCGTAGCCGAAGTAGCCTTCGTAGGGATCGGCCGACCACATCTCGCTCTCTTTCACGGGGTGCGTGGCGGGCGGGTAGCCGGTCGAGCTGCCGAACAGCAGCACCTTTTTGACCCCCTGCGCCCATGCGGCTTCGAGCACCCGGGCCGTGAGCACGAGATTG
The Pseudomonadota bacterium DNA segment above includes these coding regions:
- a CDS encoding NAD-dependent epimerase/dehydratase family protein; the protein is MLTARVLEAAWAQGVKKVLLFGSSTGYPPATHPVKESEMWSADPYEGYFGYGWMRRYLERLGELVDRRSTTRVAVCRPPAVYGRHDSFDAATSHVMAGLIRRAVEGETPLRVWGDGREVRDFLHVTDLARGGLELLGSEVDEPLNLGSGEATTVGEVAALVLDAVGRGGETPLFDPSKPTAIPFRLVDITRARHLLGFAPSVTLREGVADTVEWYRTHR